The genomic stretch GTGCAACGCCAGTCACCGTGGCCCAGACAGTGCGCGCACGACGAATACCAAACTTTGGTTTGGTGTTCCTGGAGCTACATCCGCAAATGAAACCCACAAATCATCAGGTGAATGCTATCAGACAGCTTAGATGCCAGCAGCATCATGAATATTGCACATACTATTGAGGTTGACGTTCCTGCAGCACACTTATCATGCAGCGCACAAATCATGTTTGAATTCCTCAAAGGGTATCATTCTCACAGTAACTGCTTCTGCTTTTCATACTTTCCACATGACTGCAAATAGTGCAGAAATAACTGGAATGGAAATGGAGCTGTCCCCAAAGTTCAGTGGTCAACTCCCGAGTGTGAAATTTGAACCGCCTCACGCTGCATTCGTACTGGACCAGATCCAGCAGCAGCACTGCAGTAAGTCCGCACTAGGAGGTGAGAGCTTACGTTAAAGATATTGTTACATTAAAGTAGAAGAAAAATTTAAAATCAAGAAAAATCTTACTCTATGCATTTGCTATGGCCGATGGcaatttcatttcaccacacacaggtggtaGATACCAATATACAGAAGAGGATTAGTGCATAGCATTAGAATGTGCATGTCACATCACTGCAGGCAGCACCGCCTGTTTGAGGTGATGCGAATGCGAAGCAGGCACAaggaaaaatggcggtgtttgtgtgaaATAGGCTGATGAAAACTTATTGtgtgagattttgcttgattttttattttctgtttacaaaaaaaaattcaacaaaaacTTGAGACAAATAGCTATTCAAAGTTTCAGATAGGCTAAACCATGTCTTCTGTTTTTGTGGAAGACGGTAGATCCCGAAAGGGGTTGGGGGTTGTCGCTTTACTTCGAAGCTTTGTAGTGCGATTtacttcttcctttttcttttgctttggGGGCAGCAACAGAGATGTACCGCATTAAAGAAGAACCTCAAGAGGACTGTTCAAGTCAACATCCCATCATACAAGTGAAGACTGAGCCTTACGACACTCCAATCTTGATGGAACAGGACCCAATGGAGCACAGCCATGACTCACAGTCTGAAGGTAAACACAAAATGGTCAGTTGCTTTGGCCACAAAATCTTtggtacacaaaagaaaaagggatgCGGCACAAAAAGCTTTTCTGTTTTTCACCAGGCACGTATCCGCTTCCCAGCACACGTTCTCGCTTACTAAAGACCCTCAGAATAGACAGAATCACACTGAGATTCTTCATATAACATTACATGATCTCAACATTTGCAGCATTAATTTCAAACGTAAACTGCAGCACAGTGTTCTGGAGTGTTCTAATTGAGAAGAcaggtaccgtaatttcacgagtataagccgcaccgcagataagccgcaggacccgttcTTAGGAGCGTTTTGAAAactttctggcagataagcgcGATAAGATATTCCTTCACCCGTCGGAGGTGAGGAAACTGTTGAAAAATTCCTGATCACACCACCATCGGTGATAATGTCATCAATTGAGCATCATAGCTGATAAAAAAACACAGTAGGCTAGGCCCTGAGCAAGTGCGAATGCTACCAATCGCGCTAGTAGGCAAAGCAATGGTGCACCAGGAGAAATATATTATAGTACAGCCATGCGCTGTCAACAGGGGAGTGCAATTTCTACctcagcgtagtgtcatgcaaGCATGCATGGTGACAGTGATTTATGTCTTCTGGAAGTCCTCTGGACcctcgatccatgaaaaacgcccaacaagggcacaaatCCGATCATGGTAGAGCACAACAAACATCTGTTGTACACCGTGCCGACCCAGGAGTAtgaaccacagggtttatggccttctctgtGGTCACTTTTGTggcacaaatcagtcgcgtcaTACTGCCtgtggcttatctgccagaaaatttgcAAAACcttcctaaaaacgggtcctgcggcttatctgcgtgaaattacggtacataatCTCGTACCATAGAGTAAAAGTTATTTCTTTCTCCACAACATTCGAGGTGTGTTGCTCGAGATCATGACAGGTTTCCAAAGAAGACGTTCGACGAGGTAGATGGCATAGACAACGACACGGTTTAATATGGTACAATACGTAAGAGGCCTACAGCTGGCCGGATCTGAACCCGGCAGGGGTGGATGGTGATACAAGGTTCCAGACCTTCCTGTAGCAATGGTCCCCCGCTTGAACTACTCAAAAATCACAAGGTCCCACTTTTGTGGGGCAAAAATGACTGCTTCCCAATCCAGTCAGGGCCCAGTCAAGGCACCCCCCCAGAAAGAAATTAAGTACCTAATTGGTAAAGTTAGCGAGGTTGCTCACGCGAAAATTCGTGCGTTAGCTCTCTCTAAATCCCAGAATCCTGTCCACCATCTCGAACTTGTTGCGGTTTTTCTAGTGCTCTGGGCTCATTGGATTATTCAAAGCTGGCAACAAAGCACGAAGGCCAAATGCGTCCTTTCTGCCAGGGGAATGtgtgacaaacatcacaatCTATTCACCACTGCTCGACAGCGAGATGGCAAAGTGAAAATAATGAGCCGTTTGCAATTACAACCCTTACACATAGACAGCCATGTATCCGAGGCGCAGCAGTATTTGGAGAGCATATGGAGGGTGGGCCATTTatattgaacaacaacaactttatcttTGGCTTTGGAGCACACCATTGTTTTTCTTGTGAAATTCCCAATAAGTTTGATGTGTCACATGACCCTTTTCCTATTGAAAAAACAAAAGTTGGATTCAAAATGGCGGACTTCAAAATGGCCGCCATGGTCACCACCCACCTTGCAACGTTTCCCCCCTCACATATACTAATGTGCCACAAACAGGAAGTTATATCACCAACCATTCCCATTTTATTAAGGTGTATCCATATAAATGGCCCACCCTACTTCTTTTCCTTcataagttgaacacgactataaaTACAAAATTCTGCCAGAACAAAATACTTCTGTCAGAACGCTAGGTCTTACACTAGGGCTCAGGCCAATTTTGCATCAATACTTAATCTACGTCTTCTATCCAATAATCTGACCAATGCCAGGTAACTGAATCCTTATGTGATAATTAATGGGATATTCTCAGCAATGGGCACAAATGCAAGAGGCGTTCAATAAGTTCTATGCCTAACATAGAAGCCAGAACTCTGGGACCGTGAatgtgttttcttctgttttgttaTGGGATTAAGAAAATTCAGTTATCCACAATAGTACCAGACGATATTGGTCCACTGAAGGGTGGCATAGTGGTGACCAGGTCCTTCCGGTGGTGAAAAATGTtggtgttctttctttttcctcatAGTTTGCACACAAGGTCCCAGATCTTCCACTCGCAGTAAGAAGGCGGTATCGCTTTCGTTTCAAGTTTGCTCGCTCGCGCGCCACACTGTGGCATGTGAATTACATCCTGATTACTCACAATTGACCGTGTATGTAATTTGTGTGAGCAAATATGGCAGCTATTCCAGTAAAATATCAGAATCCGTTTGCACATTCACTGTCACATTTCAAAACTTTCAGACTCAACAGCAAGCACAGTCACGCCTAACGTTAAGGAGGAGACCACAGACACTAGTgattcagcgtcgtctgctagccaGGAACATCATGAGGTTGTGCACAATTTTAATGGGTCCAAACAGCAACTCGTCGCAACACAGGATCAGGTGGGAGAGGAGAGCCTCGAGCGCATCCTCAGTCCAGCTGCATTCTTCCTGTCTGAGAGTGCGAGGGACCATACGCAAGAGCACcctggtgagaagccatacaagtgcgatctctgtcctgcagcattCAGCCACAGCGCGCAGATGCATCGTCACAAGAGGACACACACAAGCGTAAGGCCccacaagtgcgatctctgtccatCTCAGTTCACCAGGCTGCACCACCTGAAGGATCACATACGGACTCATACTGGAGAGAAGCCATTCAAGTGCGATATCTGTCCTGCAGCGTTCATCCAGAGCACGCACTTGCAGCatcacaagaagacacacacgggcgagaagccatacaagtgcgatctctgtcctgcacagTTCATCCAGAGCACACACCTGCAGCGTCACAAGAAGAAGATACACACCGAccagaagccacacaagtgcgacctttgccctgcagagttcgtcCGAAGCGCGCACCTGCAGAgtcacaagaagacacacatgggcgcgaggccatacaagtgcgatctctgtccctCTGAGTTCACCCAGCTGCACCACCTGAAGGACCACATACGGATTCATACGGGTGAGAGGCCGTACAAGTGCGTTCTCTGTCTTGCAGAGTTCAGACACAGTACACACCTGCGACGTCACAAGAACACACACACCGgtgagaagccacacaagtgcaatctctgtcctgcagagtttaCCTACCTGCATCAGCTGAAAGATCACGTGCCGACTCatacgggcgagaagccgtacaagtgtgatTTCTGTCCCGCGGAGTTTGGCCGGAGCAGGAACCTGCAGCGTCACAAGAAGAGACACACAGTGACGAAGCCACATAAGTGCGatatctgtcctgcagagttcagacaCTTCACAGACCTGCAGcatcacacacatacacacacacaggcaaCAAACTCTAAGAAAAAACTATTCCCGCTTGGAACTGCGCCTTCGAAGGAAGTTAGCTGAGGGACTGTAAAGGCCTGCTTAAATGGTCCATTAACTATTTCTAGTGTACACAGTTTGGAAGCCACTTCTAAGAAGTAAGTTCACATTAAAGCAACCTGGGTACATAGCAAACCCGATAAACAGTGTTACTGAAGCCATATAAAAATTATGCGTACGTTAGACTGCGCACAATACATATAAAGGTGGCCAATAGATTTCATTTGCCAGTGGTGTTTTTGGCACCACAAAAATGAAGAAATCAAGTGCACTGAAGAAGCCTGTGCTATGCAAGAAAGTAATTTACTCAGTCCCTCTGTCATGCGGGAGAAAGTATGTGGGGCATACGGGAAGGCACCTCAATGCTAGGTTGAGGGAACACCGTGCCACCCTTACGGGCACATTCTCAGGGCATTTAGTTGCACACTATAACATGCGTGGCCGTGTACCAGGGTTTTGGAACGCAGTTGTCGTAGAGAAATCTACCAAACAAAAAGTGATGGAGAAGTATTGAGGCCTACCAGATTGATAAGTTAAGGGGTACACGAGCATCGGCGAGCCTTCTGTTGGCTTGTATAAGAAGATGTTTTAATTCCTCGTTAGGTTTCCGGCCTGACATGATCGTGAGTGCCAATGTTTCGGCAGAACCAGTTTTCTTTACAACTAGGAAAGACTTGAAAGCAGGGTGCCCATGTCATGTTCATTAAATCCCTCTGTGTCACCCATCAGTGCTTGTATACTGTGCTTTCTTGGTGTGCTTCCTCGATCGTGCATGTTTTTCGTATTGTTGTGGAGCTGCTAGTGCAAATTCTGCCTTTCTGTAGTCAGAACTACTATGGCTTTGAAACCACAGGTGCCAGTACTCATTGCAACAAGAATCTGCCGACAGAACCAGAACAGCATGAAATGAATGTCGCTTTGCGTTGTCTTCACCCGCCTTCCTTTCTATCCTATGACCTTTATTGTTCGGGAGTCATCAGTCATGTCTGTGTACGGATCACTACATCTTTCGGTGCACAGacaggtagaaatccagcgaacctgTAGAGAAATACGAAGGACAAGAGctgtcgatatttcgaacagagaaaTCGAacagttcgaaatatcggcggttcgtgtcctgaggcaactcccgtCGTATCTTTCGGTGCAGATTTTTCacatttgaatgtggaaggagcAAAACTCTTCCACCATGGGAAAAGGAGTTGGAATTGTGGGTATTGATCTACATTTCAGGATCGTTAGGGTGCCTGAATGTTCCTTGTGTGCTCAATGTATTCATGAAGTACAATGTTGGGCTGCCCACCAGTGGAGCGTCTTCCGTTGGTGGTTTTGTTATGAGGAGACGTGGCAGCCTTAAAGACAAGAATTTTGAGAACACCTTACTCTTGAAAGCCAATGGACGATACAAGCCACACTCATGACCTGCACTTTGTTCACACACCTGACGAAAGAAAGCCTTTTGACTGCGATGTTTGGTGTTTCTTTAACGTGGCGAGAGACTTTTCCTTGTGTAAGACTTCTCTAACTTGTTTTTCTCCCACAAGCACAACTACCACCATGTTTCAGAACATGTGCAACATGTACAACAAATCTTGCACGTTGCAGtcaactttgtgaatgtaattcagtgtaatATACAATTAATCTTTCAGTAATCTTAATCAAATTACAATAGAAAGTAACTAGTAACTAATTTAATTACTTCGGTGAACgtgtaattgtaatcataattcaattactttggaaaagtaatttttacaggtctgaCAGAGAGGTCCTACACCGAAACAGTCCGGTTTCGTTGTCTCATTCAAAATTTATCCCAAAAATATCTGAgaagggtagtttcattttaaatcgaacaacgtgtgaaagtcgtattttttaattcgcccagaaaaaaatatatgttaaaggacagctcaaacgacgcaaatcgcgccacgtgcgacgctcgtgcgtggagtagtttccgcgtaggagagggggaaagtcggaggctgcttgagcacgctttcttctggaccgactttgacgggatctagcaccgttaattttatgtctaggaactggaggttttttgtgattataggctgcaccatagacactgtcgacagtcacccacagaactctgagagccacagattttctgttaaaaaatgccaaacctggcgtaaacgttcaaaaaggccaaactttgttaccaatttgcttcatgacgaaacctctgagaacatcgagcttagtgccattcgataggacattgaaagagctttcaTGCTGTATAGAGCTCCTTTTTCTCAGTCCAGttatttctgtgttattagcttgagaatcacacatagtaggcgaaaattgccaatgttgcatctcgattttctcaaaaatgccatcttcgatttccttgattatttttcaaaaggtgccgtcatgtctctactttagacgccaagtgagacaatattttatttttgcctgagagacgcgcagcgattttctttcttttttttgtcaggcagggtgcacgaggctgcggccttgcgcgccccacccacgagcacgcgactttcaacctcctctttgctacaggtgtcccgctgacggagaaatcaatgaccacactgcgtgagcttgttgcagtgtccccagagcatcactttacgtttacccaatggcctcccagttccgtcaggctcattcaaaccgtgggagagtacatgagttgcctgtgcgcccttgacgaggaGCCCCAGTCCGACGAACATACcaacaaagcagtgagaagaaacgaagcgcttcgtagagatctttatccactggtaacatcttagcttttgtttcaggttgccgccagtccctcaggcagtgtgaaaggcacatccttttcattggtagaagaacgaaaaccgaaagtttcgaaaaacgtaaaatgtgcccattgcgagacccctgcaggtggtggctgccaccattggattagcatcatccgatagctttacacatgtcctttcacatgatataaagtgaatgggttcaagcgcatggatgccagaaggactactgaagaccacaccgagggtttaaggtacctacggctaccggaaacgagggattttagttgtgcgttgttctgtcggaaatttcgattcccacggtgacactgacacatctcgatgagggcgaacgtgttatacttgagagcagcaactgttatcacagcggtcttacgggttttgtaccactcgtcgtggttccgaaataacgctacggagcataaaacgaattaaagagagcatgcacaccttcggaactattacttattgcgcccaagttaagaggcgtacgcgaccacaaatttgtattctcaggtgttgtaactttctgtcccctgtggccgtagttctgccttcttaatattaactcgcacgacagcctcatagcgtgcgtatgtagattgcctcaagcacatgtgcgggagaatagtgaatatgcgcacgtgcgtatacgcacacgtcgtgcgtgcgactcccatgaaagtgcgtaatagcaagttcaagtcgcccacgaaagtattgtcctgcgtctccaaaggaaaaaataaacatacgtaccataagtgcaaaataagtacataatgcaacatctgggcattaaattacaaagcaaagactacgaagcaaaacgcgctcgtaaacatacgaagagcgcctttttgtggaaaaatcgctccgcggaaaggtagccctacgtctcaatcaaaaagagaaaaggtacattaccagcagcgcaaagtaccggcataattctgcccctgtgaaataaatcgtgaaaaatattccggctttttagaaataattaagatcgaacgtgcaaaattttcgcgtaccactcgtggttttgcgatactaggcggacaaagaatgcgcttgaacccagtcactttatatcatgtgaaaggtcatgtctaaagctatcggatgatgctaatccaatggtggcagccaccacctgcaggggtctcgcaatgggcacattttacgtttttcgaaactttcggttttcgttcttctaccaatgaaaaggatgtgcctttcacactgcctgagggaccggcggcaacctgaaacaaaagctaagatgttaccagtggataaagatctctacgaagcgcttcgtttcttctcactgctttgtcggtatgttcgtcgaactggggcttctcgtcaagggcgcacaggcaactcgtactctcccacggtttgaatgagcctgacggaactgagaggccattgggtaaacgtaaagtgatccggggacactacaacaagctcacgcagtgtggtcattggtTTCTCCGTCAACGGGGCACATGTAGCAAAGAGGTTGacggtcgcgtgctcgtgggtggggcgcgcaaggccgcagcctcgtgcaccctgcctgacaaaaaaaaaaaatcgctgcgcgtctctcaggcaaaaataaaagattgtctcacttgacgtctaaagtagagacatgacgccgccttttgaaaaataatcaaggaaatcgaagatggcatttttgagaaaattgagatgcaacattggcaattttcgcctaccatgtgtgattctcaagttaataacacagaaacaactgggctgaggaaaatgaattctatacagcacgaaagctctttcaacgtcctatggaatggcactaagctcgatgttctcagacgttccgtcatgaagaaaatcggtaacaaagtttggcctttttgaacgtttacgccaacttctgcattttttaacagaaaatctgtggctctcagagttctgtgggtggctttcgacagtgtctatggtgcagcctataatcacaaaaatcctccagttcctagacataaagtcagcggtgctagatcccgtcaaagtcggtccagaagaaagcgcgcccaagcagcctccgactttccccctctcctacgcggaaactactccacgcacgagcgtcgcacgtggcgcgatttgcgtcgtttgaactgtcctctaacatatattttttctgggcgaattgaaaaatacgactttcacacgttgttcgatttaa from Ornithodoros turicata isolate Travis chromosome 4, ASM3712646v1, whole genome shotgun sequence encodes the following:
- the LOC135392918 gene encoding zinc finger protein 664-like isoform X3, which encodes MEMELSPKFSGQLPSVKFEPPHAAFVLDQIQQQHCTTEMYRIKEEPQEDCSSQHPIIQVKTEPYDTPILMEQDPMEHSHDSQSEDSTASTVTPNVKEETTDTSDSASSASQEHHEVVHNFNGSKQQLVATQDQVGEESLERILSPAAFFLSESARDHTQEHPGEKPYKCDLCPAAFSHSAQMHRHKRTHTSVRPHKCDLCPSQFTRLHHLKDHIRTHTGEKPFKCDICPAAFIQSTHLQHHKKTHTGEKPYKCDLCPAQFIQSTHLQRHKKKIHTDQKPHKCDLCPAEFVRSAHLQSHKKTHMGARPYKCDLCPSEFTQLHHLKDHIRIHTGERPYKCVLCLAEFRHSTHLRRHKNTHTGEKPHKCNLCPAEFTYLHQLKDHVPTHTGEKPYKCDFCPAEFGRSRNLQRHKKRHTVTKPHKCDICPAEFRHFTDLQHHTHTHTQATNSKKKLFPLGTAPSKEVS
- the LOC135392918 gene encoding zinc finger protein 664-like isoform X4; this encodes MATEMYRIKEEPQEDCSSQHPIIQVKTEPYDTPILMEQDPMEHSHDSQSEDSTASTVTPNVKEETTDTSDSASSASQEHHEVVHNFNGSKQQLVATQDQVGEESLERILSPAAFFLSESARDHTQEHPGEKPYKCDLCPAAFSHSAQMHRHKRTHTSVRPHKCDLCPSQFTRLHHLKDHIRTHTGEKPFKCDICPAAFIQSTHLQHHKKTHTGEKPYKCDLCPAQFIQSTHLQRHKKKIHTDQKPHKCDLCPAEFVRSAHLQSHKKTHMGARPYKCDLCPSEFTQLHHLKDHIRIHTGERPYKCVLCLAEFRHSTHLRRHKNTHTGEKPHKCNLCPAEFTYLHQLKDHVPTHTGEKPYKCDFCPAEFGRSRNLQRHKKRHTVTKPHKCDICPAEFRHFTDLQHHTHTHTQATNSKKKLFPLGTAPSKEVS
- the LOC135392918 gene encoding zinc finger protein 664-like isoform X2 gives rise to the protein MEMELSPKFSGQLPSVKFEPPHAAFVLDQIQQQHCSKSALGEMYRIKEEPQEDCSSQHPIIQVKTEPYDTPILMEQDPMEHSHDSQSEDSTASTVTPNVKEETTDTSDSASSASQEHHEVVHNFNGSKQQLVATQDQVGEESLERILSPAAFFLSESARDHTQEHPGEKPYKCDLCPAAFSHSAQMHRHKRTHTSVRPHKCDLCPSQFTRLHHLKDHIRTHTGEKPFKCDICPAAFIQSTHLQHHKKTHTGEKPYKCDLCPAQFIQSTHLQRHKKKIHTDQKPHKCDLCPAEFVRSAHLQSHKKTHMGARPYKCDLCPSEFTQLHHLKDHIRIHTGERPYKCVLCLAEFRHSTHLRRHKNTHTGEKPHKCNLCPAEFTYLHQLKDHVPTHTGEKPYKCDFCPAEFGRSRNLQRHKKRHTVTKPHKCDICPAEFRHFTDLQHHTHTHTQATNSKKKLFPLGTAPSKEVS
- the LOC135392918 gene encoding zinc finger protein 664-like isoform X1; protein product: MEMELSPKFSGQLPSVKFEPPHAAFVLDQIQQQHCSKSALGATEMYRIKEEPQEDCSSQHPIIQVKTEPYDTPILMEQDPMEHSHDSQSEDSTASTVTPNVKEETTDTSDSASSASQEHHEVVHNFNGSKQQLVATQDQVGEESLERILSPAAFFLSESARDHTQEHPGEKPYKCDLCPAAFSHSAQMHRHKRTHTSVRPHKCDLCPSQFTRLHHLKDHIRTHTGEKPFKCDICPAAFIQSTHLQHHKKTHTGEKPYKCDLCPAQFIQSTHLQRHKKKIHTDQKPHKCDLCPAEFVRSAHLQSHKKTHMGARPYKCDLCPSEFTQLHHLKDHIRIHTGERPYKCVLCLAEFRHSTHLRRHKNTHTGEKPHKCNLCPAEFTYLHQLKDHVPTHTGEKPYKCDFCPAEFGRSRNLQRHKKRHTVTKPHKCDICPAEFRHFTDLQHHTHTHTQATNSKKKLFPLGTAPSKEVS